One segment of Niabella beijingensis DNA contains the following:
- a CDS encoding DUF4240 domain-containing protein produces MKNKSSEEKTAIEQQAQKPVSFDTTQLVKTAEMLDEDLYWSIIDKSLKSTTDQEDQEQYLIKEIGKLTPRQMIGFRLRTDKLLYDTYTSEMWCAGYIMNGGCSDDGFEYFRNWVISRGKDIYLKAKQNPDNLITQATQDAEYYEFESFWYVALEAFRQKTGKNLYDYIDNDHFKTKEGNYPHFEFTWKEEDPESMKKICPRLFEKFSHN; encoded by the coding sequence ATGAAAAATAAGTCATCTGAAGAAAAAACAGCTATTGAACAACAAGCGCAAAAACCGGTATCTTTTGATACTACGCAATTGGTAAAGACGGCAGAAATGCTGGATGAAGACCTGTATTGGTCCATCATAGATAAATCATTAAAAAGTACTACGGATCAGGAAGATCAGGAGCAATACCTGATAAAGGAGATCGGTAAATTAACACCCAGGCAGATGATCGGTTTTCGCCTGCGGACGGATAAGCTGCTTTATGATACCTATACTTCTGAAATGTGGTGTGCCGGCTATATTATGAACGGCGGATGCTCAGATGACGGGTTTGAATACTTTAGAAACTGGGTCATTTCAAGAGGAAAGGATATATATCTTAAGGCAAAGCAAAATCCGGATAATCTGATCACCCAGGCTACTCAGGATGCAGAATACTACGAATTTGAAAGCTTTTGGTATGTAGCGCTTGAGGCGTTCAGGCAAAAAACAGGTAAAAATTTGTATGACTATATCGATAACGATCATTTCAAAACCAAAGAGGGGAATTACCCGCACTTCGAGTTTACATGGAAAGAGGAAGATCCGGAAAGTATGAAGAAGATCTGCCCGCGGCTTTTCGAAAAATTTTCGCATAACTGA
- a CDS encoding RNA 2'-phosphotransferase, which produces MNRSNEKQLLTISKFLSLVLRHKPETIGIRLDENGWADVEVLIEKAGIYGVSFDKEILKEVVTTNSKNRFAFNETMDKIRASQGHSVAIDLGYSNQKPPEILYHGTGEKSVPSILSTGLEKRGRQHVHLSNDRETAIKVGERHGRPFVFKVLAGQMYDDGFIFYLSDNGVWLTDNVPAKYLLQ; this is translated from the coding sequence ATGAACAGGAGCAATGAAAAACAACTTTTAACGATCAGCAAGTTTCTAAGTCTTGTATTAAGACATAAGCCGGAAACAATAGGCATCCGGCTAGATGAAAATGGCTGGGCAGATGTTGAGGTGCTCATTGAAAAAGCCGGTATTTACGGTGTCTCTTTTGATAAGGAAATTCTAAAAGAAGTTGTTACAACCAATTCCAAAAACCGGTTTGCTTTTAATGAGACCATGGACAAAATAAGGGCAAGCCAGGGGCATTCCGTAGCAATTGATCTGGGCTATAGCAATCAAAAACCGCCGGAAATTTTATATCATGGCACGGGCGAAAAATCAGTTCCTTCCATTTTGAGCACCGGCCTTGAAAAACGCGGACGGCAACACGTGCATTTAAGCAATGACAGGGAAACTGCAATTAAGGTAGGGGAGCGGCATGGCAGGCCTTTTGTATTTAAAGTGCTTGCCGGGCAAATGTATGATGACGGTTTTATATTTTATCTTTCAGACAATGGCGTTTGGCTAACGGATAACGTTCCTGCTAAATATTTACTACAATAG
- a CDS encoding NIPSNAP family protein, translated as MKRRKFLHASLAATAGMAAMGTPAAAGERPAAQKEVYEWRVYEMRFGVDKGQLEQYFKTALIPALNKYGVKTVGVFKDWKETEPAKFYVLIPYASMDSYVAVNTKVKADADYIKNSAAYNSIPADKPVYSRFTASLMTAFDGWPVIAVPPGAPRIFELRTYEGYSEDAVRRKVEMFHDGEFDIFKRAKLNPVFFGEVIAGDKLPRITYLLTCNNMEERDKGWGAFVADPEWKRLIGDTRYANTISKIINTFLVPATYSQV; from the coding sequence ATGAAACGCAGGAAATTCCTCCACGCCTCGCTGGCTGCTACCGCTGGTATGGCAGCAATGGGTACCCCCGCAGCAGCCGGTGAGCGGCCCGCTGCACAAAAGGAAGTGTATGAATGGCGCGTATATGAAATGCGCTTTGGAGTGGATAAGGGGCAACTGGAACAATATTTTAAAACGGCGCTGATACCGGCACTGAACAAGTATGGTGTAAAAACAGTAGGCGTTTTTAAGGACTGGAAGGAAACAGAGCCTGCTAAATTTTATGTACTGATCCCCTATGCTTCTATGGACAGCTATGTTGCTGTAAACACAAAGGTAAAGGCGGACGCTGATTATATTAAGAACAGCGCTGCGTATAACAGCATTCCGGCGGATAAACCGGTGTACAGCCGCTTTACCGCTTCCCTGATGACGGCCTTTGATGGCTGGCCGGTAATAGCGGTGCCGCCGGGCGCCCCCCGGATCTTTGAATTAAGGACCTATGAAGGGTATAGTGAGGATGCGGTAAGAAGGAAGGTGGAGATGTTCCACGACGGGGAGTTTGACATTTTTAAACGGGCAAAACTGAACCCGGTATTTTTTGGAGAAGTGATTGCGGGCGATAAGCTGCCCCGCATTACCTACCTGCTTACCTGCAATAACATGGAGGAGCGCGACAAAGGATGGGGCGCCTTTGTGGCCGACCCGGAATGGAAACGGCTTATTGGAGACACCCGGTATGCCAATACGATCTCTAAGATCATCAATACCTTTTTGGTGCCTGCAACTTACTCCCAGGTGTAG
- a CDS encoding valine--tRNA ligase: protein MELTKNFEPAAIETRWTGHWKEKGYFNSTPDERPAYTVVIPPPNVTGVLHMGHTLNETVQDILVRRARMSGFNACWVPGSDHASIATEAKVVQMLKEEKGIDKNSLTREEFLEYAFEWKEKYGGIIYNQIERLGCSVDWNRVNFTMDDHYYKAVIKVFTDLYNKGLIYRGARMINWDPAAKTALSDEEVEYREVNSKLYYVQYQLDGQEGFITIATTRPETILGDTAICVNPNDERYQHLKGAYAFVPLVNRRIPIIFDEYVDMEFGTGALKITPAHDINDYNLGLKHHLEVIDTLNEDGTLSEAAQLYVGEDRFEVRKKIVADLEKAGNLVKTEDIVNKNGFSQRSNAVVEPRISTQWFVKMKELAEPALKAVVEGDIKIHPGDRFLATYKYWLENVKDWCISRQLWWGQQIPAWYAPDGTFVVAESKEAAFEKFNAQNPNLKMEELSQDSDVLDTWFSSWLWPSEVFHGITDPGNADIRYYYPTSVLVTGQDIIFFWVARMVMAGLEYEKEIPFKDVYFTGMVRDKLGRKMSKQLGNSPDLLKLIDTYGADAVRFGIMISAPAGNDLLFDESSLEQGRNFNNKIWNALKLVRMWQNNPNGITETTGNEPDIAAAWMRNRIEQAKAEMENLFKEFRISEGLKTLYSLIWDDFCSWYLEWQKPAQGQPTSNAKLQATIEFFEELLQLLHPYMPFITEEIYHLLREQSDDLSVKQYAPTQATDNSILALGELLKQTITAIRDARVKNNIKSKEPVKLFVQTTQPDSYTSLAPILERQANVESVAITTEAVDKCINVLVGKDKLFILPATELDTSIQKEQLEKDLAYLQGFLASVEKKLSNERFVQNAKPEVVEVERRKKADAEEKIKAIGESLAQL, encoded by the coding sequence ATGGAATTAACAAAGAATTTTGAGCCAGCAGCTATTGAGACCCGGTGGACGGGGCATTGGAAGGAAAAAGGGTATTTTAACAGCACCCCGGATGAACGCCCGGCCTATACCGTGGTCATCCCGCCCCCCAATGTTACCGGTGTGTTGCACATGGGGCACACCCTCAATGAGACCGTGCAGGACATACTGGTGCGCCGCGCCCGCATGAGCGGCTTTAACGCCTGCTGGGTGCCCGGCAGCGACCACGCGTCCATTGCCACGGAGGCCAAAGTGGTGCAGATGCTGAAGGAGGAAAAAGGCATTGATAAGAACAGCCTGACGCGCGAGGAATTCCTGGAATACGCTTTTGAATGGAAAGAAAAATACGGCGGCATCATCTATAACCAGATCGAACGGCTGGGTTGCAGCGTAGACTGGAACCGGGTGAACTTTACCATGGACGACCATTATTACAAGGCTGTTATCAAAGTATTTACAGACCTCTATAATAAAGGACTGATCTACCGCGGGGCCCGCATGATCAACTGGGACCCGGCTGCCAAGACCGCCCTCAGCGATGAGGAAGTGGAATACCGCGAGGTAAACAGCAAGCTGTATTATGTGCAGTACCAGCTGGATGGACAGGAAGGCTTTATTACCATTGCCACCACCCGCCCGGAAACCATCCTGGGCGATACTGCCATCTGTGTAAATCCCAATGATGAGCGGTACCAGCACCTGAAGGGGGCCTATGCCTTTGTGCCGCTGGTAAACCGCCGCATCCCCATTATTTTTGATGAGTACGTGGATATGGAATTTGGTACCGGTGCCCTCAAGATCACCCCGGCGCATGATATCAACGACTATAACCTGGGACTGAAACACCACCTGGAAGTGATCGATACACTGAACGAAGACGGTACCCTGAGCGAGGCCGCACAATTATATGTAGGTGAAGACCGCTTTGAAGTGCGGAAGAAAATTGTGGCAGACCTGGAAAAAGCGGGCAACCTGGTAAAAACGGAGGACATTGTTAACAAGAACGGTTTTTCCCAGCGCAGCAACGCGGTGGTAGAACCCCGCATCTCTACCCAGTGGTTTGTAAAAATGAAGGAGCTGGCCGAACCGGCCTTAAAAGCGGTGGTGGAAGGCGATATCAAAATACATCCCGGCGACCGTTTCCTGGCTACGTATAAATACTGGCTGGAGAACGTGAAGGACTGGTGCATCAGCCGCCAGCTGTGGTGGGGCCAGCAGATACCGGCCTGGTATGCACCGGATGGCACTTTTGTAGTGGCAGAAAGCAAAGAAGCGGCGTTTGAAAAATTCAATGCTCAAAACCCGAACCTCAAAATGGAGGAGCTGTCGCAGGACAGCGATGTGCTCGATACCTGGTTCTCCTCCTGGCTCTGGCCCAGCGAAGTATTCCACGGTATTACCGATCCCGGCAATGCCGATATCCGGTACTACTACCCTACTTCGGTGCTGGTGACCGGACAGGATATCATCTTCTTCTGGGTGGCACGGATGGTTATGGCCGGACTGGAATATGAAAAAGAGATCCCCTTTAAAGACGTCTACTTTACCGGCATGGTGCGGGATAAGCTGGGGCGCAAAATGAGCAAGCAGCTGGGCAATTCGCCGGACCTGCTGAAGCTGATTGATACTTATGGAGCAGACGCGGTGCGTTTTGGCATCATGATCTCCGCCCCGGCGGGGAACGACCTGTTGTTTGACGAAAGCTCGCTGGAACAGGGCCGCAACTTTAATAACAAGATCTGGAATGCGCTGAAGCTGGTGCGCATGTGGCAGAACAATCCCAATGGTATTACCGAAACCACCGGTAACGAACCGGATATTGCGGCCGCCTGGATGCGTAACCGCATTGAGCAGGCCAAGGCCGAAATGGAAAACCTGTTCAAAGAGTTCCGTATCAGCGAAGGGCTGAAAACCCTGTATTCCCTGATCTGGGACGATTTCTGCTCCTGGTACCTGGAATGGCAGAAGCCCGCACAGGGTCAGCCTACCAGTAATGCTAAATTGCAGGCTACCATTGAGTTTTTTGAAGAGCTGCTGCAATTGCTGCACCCCTACATGCCGTTCATTACCGAAGAGATCTATCACCTGCTCCGCGAGCAAAGCGATGATCTTTCTGTAAAACAATATGCGCCCACACAGGCTACAGACAACAGCATACTGGCGCTGGGCGAGCTGCTGAAGCAGACCATTACCGCCATCCGTGATGCAAGGGTGAAGAATAATATTAAGAGTAAGGAACCGGTGAAACTGTTTGTACAGACCACCCAGCCGGACAGCTATACCAGTCTGGCCCCGATCCTGGAGCGCCAGGCGAATGTGGAGTCCGTTGCCATTACCACAGAAGCGGTTGATAAATGCATCAACGTGCTGGTGGGTAAGGACAAGCTGTTCATCCTCCCGGCTACGGAGCTGGACACGAGCATCCAGAAAGAGCAGCTGGAAAAAGACCTGGCCTACCTGCAGGGCTTCCTGGCATCGGTGGAGAAGAAACTCAGCAATGAGCGTTTTGTGCAAAATGCCAAACCGGAAGTAGTGGAGGTG